From Cydia splendana chromosome 4, ilCydSple1.2, whole genome shotgun sequence, one genomic window encodes:
- the LOC134790114 gene encoding cathepsin B-like, with protein MALYIAIDIVFIAVTLVAAKDSLHPLSDEFISLINSKQSSWKAGRNFPLDTPLTHIKALMGVVKNPLSPKLPAITHDADLITSLPENFDPREKWQNCPSLNEIRDQGSCGSCWAFGATEVMTDRVCTYSNGKKQFHYSAQDLVSCCTDCGDGCEGGQPPTAFLYWKNDGIVSGGQYNSSQGCRPYEIPPCEHHVDGPRPKCNGFDKTPECLNKCTAGNVEYKKDKHRAKEVYSIHGEDIIKAELYTKGPVEADFIVFEDFLNYKSGVYSHTSGGAVGGHAIKILGWGVENGKKYWLCANSWNNDWGDKGFFKFQRGDNHCEMERDIVAGEPDLDGL; from the coding sequence ATGGCACTTTATATCGCCATCGATATAGTCTTTATTGCTGTTACACTTGTAGCAGCAAAGGATTCTCTCCATCCTCTCTCTGACGAGTTCATATCGCTAATCAACTCCAAGCAAAGTTCATGGAAGGCCGGACGAAACTTTCCCCTGGACACTCCTCTTACCCACATCAAGGCATTAATGGGAGTAGTCAAAAACCCATTGTCACCCAAGCTTCCCGCTATAACCCACGACGCTGACTTAATCACCAGTTTACCAGAAAACTTCGATCCTAGAGAAAAATGGCAGAACTGCCCGAGTTTAAACGAAATAAGGGACCAAGGATCATGCGGTAGCTGCTGGGCGTTCGGAGCTACTGAAGTTATGACCGATCGAGTCTGCACTTATTCTAATGGTAAAAAACAGTTCCACTACTCAGCACAGGATTTAGTAAGTTGCTGTACAGATTGTGGTGATGGGTGCGAAGGCGGTCAACCGCCTACAGCGTTTCTGTACTGGAAAAACGATGGTATCGTGTCTGGAGGGCAATATAATTCGTCTCAAGGTTGCAGGCCGTACGAAATCCCTCCGTGCGAGCACCACGTAGATGGACCGAGGCCAAAGTGCAATGGTTTCGATAAAACGCCAGAGTGCTTGAATAAATGCACAGCTGGTAATGTGGAGTATAAGAAAGATAAGCACCGCGCGAAAGAAGTTTATTCTATTCATGGTGAAGATATTATTAAAGCGGAATTGTATACTAAAGGTCCCGTTGAGGCTGATTTCATTGTATTTGAAGATTTCCTTAATTATAAAAGCGGCGTGTACTCGCACACATCTGGAGGGGCCGTGGGTGGTCATGCTATTAAGATCTTGGGATGGGGCGTTGAGAACGGTAAGAAGTACTGGTTATGCGCCAACTCTTGGAACAATGACTGGGGAGATAAAGGTTTCTTTAAGTTCCAGAGAGGCGATAACCACTGTGAAATGGAAAGAGATATCGTCGCTGGAGAACCTGATTTAGATGGGTTGTAA